In Candidatus Kaistella beijingensis, a genomic segment contains:
- a CDS encoding GAF domain-containing protein, which translates to MSEIKKRLSSIIESPNHDTTDKLQKICHLLDQEIPYFNWTGFYFKNGDKEELILGPYVGAATDHTVIPFGKGICGQVAVSNQTFVVPDVHEQDNYLSCSIDTKAEIVVPIIKNGENIGQIDIDSHTLNPFTQEDREMLEWLCGEVAGIL; encoded by the coding sequence ATGTCAGAAATTAAAAAAAGGCTTTCTTCAATTATTGAAAGTCCCAACCACGATACTACCGATAAATTGCAGAAAATCTGTCACCTGCTCGACCAGGAAATCCCTTATTTCAACTGGACGGGATTTTATTTTAAAAACGGTGACAAGGAAGAACTGATTTTAGGACCTTATGTTGGTGCAGCAACCGACCACACCGTGATTCCTTTCGGAAAGGGAATTTGCGGACAGGTTGCCGTTTCCAACCAAACTTTCGTGGTTCCAGATGTTCATGAGCAGGACAATTATTTAAGCTGCTCCATCGATACCAAAGCCGAAATCGTAGTTCCCATCATTAAAAACGGAGAAAACATCGGTCAGATTGATATTGATTCGCACACCTTGAATCCTTTTACGCAAGAAGACCGAGAAATGTTGGAATGGTTGTGTGGGGAAGTTGCGGGGATTTTGTAG
- a CDS encoding adenylate kinase — MINIVLFGPPGSGKGTQAQNLVEKFNLKQISTGDLFRYNMKNDTELGQLAKSYIDKGELVPDQVTTDMLIDEVKKPTETAGFIFDGYPRTANQTQALEKIVSEVLNDDISVCLSLVVDDEILVERLLKRGETSGRTDDSNEEIIRNRIKEYYAKTAEVAELYKQQGKYVEVNGVGGIEEISEKLFAEVEKIK; from the coding sequence ATGATAAACATCGTTCTCTTCGGACCTCCGGGAAGTGGAAAAGGTACACAGGCACAAAATTTAGTTGAGAAATTCAATTTGAAGCAGATTTCTACGGGAGATTTGTTCCGTTACAACATGAAAAATGACACGGAACTTGGTCAATTGGCAAAATCCTACATCGACAAAGGCGAATTGGTTCCCGACCAAGTTACCACGGATATGTTGATTGACGAAGTGAAAAAACCTACGGAAACAGCAGGTTTTATCTTCGACGGATATCCAAGAACAGCCAATCAAACACAAGCTTTGGAAAAAATCGTAAGCGAAGTTTTGAATGATGATATTTCCGTTTGTCTGTCTTTGGTGGTAGATGATGAGATTTTAGTGGAAAGACTTTTGAAAAGAGGCGAAACATCAGGAAGAACCGACGATTCCAACGAAGAAATCATCCGAAACAGAATTAAAGAATACTACGCAAAAACCGCAGAAGTTGCCGAACTTTACAAACAACAGGGAAAATATGTTGAAGTAAATGGCGTTGGTGGAATTGAAGAAATTTCCGAAAAACTTTTCGCAGAAGTAGAGAAAATAAAATAG
- a CDS encoding ParA family protein encodes MAKIIGVANQKGGVGKTTTAVNLAAALGVLEKKILIIDADPQANATSGLGIEQSEFSTYNLLEHSSDAAKCIQKTSSPNLDIIPSHIDLVAAEIELVDRENREYMLKEALKSVRDNYDYIIIDCAPSLGLITINALTAADSVIIPIQCEYFALEGLGKLLNTIKNVQKIHNKDLDIEGLLLTMFDSRLRLSNQVVEEVNSHFPEMVFDTIISRNVRLSEAPSFGESILNYDAESKGAIQYLQLAEEVLLKNENLVKN; translated from the coding sequence ATGGCTAAAATTATAGGTGTTGCAAATCAGAAAGGCGGTGTTGGCAAAACAACTACGGCGGTAAATTTAGCAGCGGCACTCGGCGTTTTGGAAAAAAAGATTTTGATTATTGATGCGGATCCGCAAGCAAATGCAACTTCGGGTTTGGGAATCGAACAGTCGGAATTTTCCACCTACAATTTGTTGGAGCACAGTTCCGATGCGGCAAAATGTATCCAAAAAACTTCTTCTCCTAATTTAGACATCATTCCGTCACACATTGATTTGGTAGCCGCAGAAATCGAGTTGGTCGACCGTGAAAACCGTGAATACATGCTGAAAGAAGCATTAAAATCCGTTCGCGATAATTACGATTACATCATCATCGATTGTGCGCCAAGTTTGGGTTTGATTACGATTAACGCGTTAACTGCGGCAGATTCAGTGATTATCCCGATTCAATGTGAATATTTTGCTTTGGAAGGTTTAGGGAAATTGTTGAACACCATCAAAAATGTTCAGAAAATTCATAACAAAGATCTCGATATTGAAGGTTTACTTTTAACCATGTTTGATTCAAGATTACGACTATCTAATCAGGTTGTAGAGGAAGTAAATTCGCATTTTCCTGAAATGGTTTTCGACACTATTATCAGCAGAAATGTACGTTTAAGTGAGGCGCCAAGTTTCGGCGAAAGTATCCTAAACTATGATGCGGAAAGCAAAGGAGCGATTCAATACCTTCAGTTAGCCGAAGAAGTTTTATTGAAAAACGAAAACTTAGTAAAAAATTAA
- a CDS encoding TonB-dependent receptor, with the protein MAVIKQKLTPKQKALAINLDANIYGTFAEIGAGQETVRHFFRAGGASRTIAKAMSAYDKDFSDAIYGKEAKNRYVTQNRLRKMLRYEVALIEERLTRENNPGRKFFSYANTVTTINFDKTMKGHGWVGLRFQLDEFEDYNEIVLHVKFNENDATLQQETLGSLGVNLIYGAFNYSDNPRRLIESLYDDISTDNVEIDMIDFSGPAFAYVDNRLMSLQLVKNGMTDAVIFNSEGNNMLPADILYKKNIFAVRGSFRPVTLVNTDMFMKGLEMFKKDWECTEEETEVLFEITISNLRASGDIDERDFLDRVDVLAKLGYTVIISNFSEYYRLIDYFATYTNGKIGVAMGVNNLLDVFDENYYKNLSGGILEAFGKFFRQDMRVYLYPYKDPETHELLTSNNLKVQDNLKELYKYFKLNKRIVDIQNYNPDYSEIYSREILNKIANHEQGWETQLPFGVAEMIKERGMFGYKEELKLKEFS; encoded by the coding sequence TTGGCAGTGATTAAGCAAAAATTGACACCCAAGCAGAAAGCTTTAGCGATAAATTTGGATGCAAATATCTATGGAACTTTTGCCGAAATCGGAGCAGGTCAGGAAACGGTGCGCCATTTCTTTAGAGCTGGTGGTGCTTCACGTACAATCGCAAAAGCGATGTCTGCTTATGACAAAGATTTCAGCGACGCTATTTACGGTAAAGAGGCTAAAAACAGATACGTCACCCAAAACCGTTTACGCAAAATGCTTCGTTATGAAGTTGCCTTAATTGAGGAAAGATTAACGCGCGAAAACAATCCCGGAAGAAAATTCTTTTCTTATGCAAATACCGTAACCACCATCAATTTCGACAAAACCATGAAAGGTCACGGTTGGGTCGGGTTGCGTTTTCAGTTGGATGAATTTGAGGATTACAACGAAATCGTTCTCCACGTAAAATTCAATGAAAACGATGCAACTTTGCAGCAGGAAACGTTGGGAAGTTTGGGCGTGAACTTAATTTATGGCGCCTTTAATTATTCCGACAATCCGAGAAGGTTGATTGAATCTTTATACGACGACATTTCTACCGACAATGTGGAAATCGACATGATTGATTTCAGCGGTCCCGCTTTTGCCTATGTTGACAATCGCTTGATGAGTTTGCAGCTCGTGAAAAACGGAATGACCGATGCCGTGATTTTCAATTCCGAAGGAAACAATATGCTTCCTGCCGATATTTTGTACAAGAAAAATATTTTTGCGGTCCGCGGGAGTTTCCGTCCTGTAACGTTGGTAAATACGGATATGTTCATGAAAGGCTTGGAAATGTTCAAAAAAGATTGGGAATGCACGGAAGAGGAAACCGAAGTACTTTTCGAAATCACCATTTCTAATTTAAGAGCTTCCGGTGATATTGATGAAAGAGATTTTCTTGACAGAGTGGATGTTTTGGCGAAATTGGGCTATACAGTCATTATTTCAAACTTCTCTGAATATTACCGACTGATTGATTATTTTGCAACCTATACCAACGGAAAAATCGGTGTCGCAATGGGCGTGAACAATTTGTTGGATGTCTTCGATGAAAACTATTACAAAAATCTTTCGGGTGGAATTTTGGAAGCGTTCGGTAAGTTCTTCCGACAGGATATGAGGGTTTACCTCTATCCTTACAAAGACCCGGAAACACACGAGTTATTGACTTCCAACAACTTGAAAGTTCAAGATAATTTGAAGGAACTTTACAAATATTTTAAACTCAACAAAAGGATTGTCGATATCCAAAACTACAATCCAGATTACTCCGAAATTTATTCCCGTGAAATCCTCAACAAGATTGCAAACCACGAACAGGGTTGGGAAACACAGCTTCCGTTCGGCGTTGCAGAGATGATTAAGGAGCGCGGAATGTTTGGTTATAAGGAAGAACTTAAACTGAAGGAGTTTTCGTAG
- a CDS encoding adenylosuccinate synthase: MATYVVVGLQYGDEGKGKITDVLSAKSDYVVRFQGGDNAGHTVYVGDEKFVLHLLPSGVLQCKGKCIIANGVVVNPKSFIKEIEQIESKGMKTDHVFISRRAHVIMPYHILLDKYREEEEGGTQIGTTKKGIGPCYEDKIARVGIRMIDLLNPEVLAEKIRKNLKIKNSLFEKYFEKEGLEFDEIYNEFIEIGKKLQDRIVDTELEINQAIQDGKNILFEGAQALMLDIDFGTYPYVTSSSPTTGGVCSGAGVPPTSLQNLIGVAKAYTTRVGNGPFPTELDNELGEKIRQIGFEFGATTGRPRRTGWLDLVSLKHATMINGINNLVITKLDVLSGISPLKIATAYKTEDGKIIDYFTSSTTKLYNYEPIYEELEGWEEDITKARSYDELPVNAKKYIEFIEDYLGINVYLVSVGPERSQNIIRKELF; this comes from the coding sequence ATGGCAACTTATGTGGTTGTGGGTCTTCAGTATGGGGACGAAGGAAAAGGGAAAATTACGGACGTTCTTTCGGCGAAATCCGATTATGTGGTGCGTTTTCAAGGAGGTGATAATGCAGGTCACACCGTTTATGTGGGCGACGAAAAATTTGTTTTGCACCTTCTTCCATCGGGAGTTTTGCAGTGTAAGGGAAAGTGTATCATTGCGAATGGAGTTGTGGTAAATCCAAAATCTTTCATAAAAGAAATTGAACAAATCGAAAGCAAAGGAATGAAAACCGACCATGTTTTTATTTCGAGAAGAGCGCACGTGATTATGCCTTATCACATTTTGCTCGACAAATATCGTGAGGAAGAAGAAGGCGGAACACAGATTGGAACCACAAAAAAAGGAATCGGTCCTTGCTACGAAGACAAAATCGCCAGAGTCGGAATTCGTATGATTGACCTTTTGAATCCTGAAGTTTTAGCCGAAAAGATTAGAAAGAATCTGAAAATCAAAAACTCACTTTTCGAAAAATATTTTGAAAAAGAAGGTTTGGAGTTTGATGAAATTTACAATGAATTCATTGAAATCGGGAAAAAATTGCAGGACAGAATTGTAGATACTGAACTAGAAATCAATCAAGCCATTCAAGACGGAAAAAATATTTTGTTCGAGGGTGCACAAGCTTTAATGTTGGATATCGATTTCGGGACTTACCCTTATGTAACCTCGTCGTCGCCAACAACAGGCGGTGTGTGTTCGGGAGCGGGAGTTCCGCCGACAAGTCTGCAAAATTTAATCGGCGTTGCAAAAGCGTATACCACAAGAGTTGGAAATGGTCCTTTCCCAACGGAATTGGATAATGAATTGGGTGAAAAAATCAGACAGATTGGTTTTGAATTTGGCGCAACCACAGGAAGGCCAAGAAGAACAGGCTGGCTCGATTTGGTTTCGCTGAAACATGCGACGATGATTAACGGAATCAACAATTTGGTCATCACAAAATTGGATGTCCTTTCGGGAATTTCTCCTTTGAAAATCGCCACAGCTTATAAGACAGAGGACGGAAAAATCATCGATTACTTTACATCTTCTACCACCAAATTATATAATTACGAGCCGATTTATGAGGAGTTAGAAGGTTGGGAAGAAGACATCACCAAAGCAAGAAGCTACGACGAACTGCCTGTAAATGCCAAGAAATACATCGAGTTTATCGAGGATTATTTAGGAATTAATGTGTATTTGGTTTCTGTAGGGCCTGAAAGAAGCCAAAATATTATCCGAAAAGAATTATTTTAA
- a CDS encoding MBL fold metallo-hydrolase — MKLKFLGTGTSQGVPVIGCHCEVCASLNPKDKRFRSSVLITTENDKKILVDCGPDFRLQMLDNHEDRVDAVLITHEHNDHVIGLDDMRPLIFRNGNDMNLFCNQRVGMEIKNRFPYAFSEVKYPGAPSFELHEIENKPFSLFDAEITPIEVMHFRIPIFGFKLKSLAYITDASFIAEIEKEKLKNLDYLILNCIRREELHPAHFILPQILELNDELKPKQLFLTHISHHLGLHDETEKELPENVHLAFDGLEIEF, encoded by the coding sequence ATGAAGTTGAAATTTTTAGGAACGGGAACTTCGCAGGGAGTTCCTGTAATTGGTTGCCATTGTGAAGTATGTGCTTCTCTAAATCCCAAAGACAAACGTTTTCGGTCATCAGTTTTAATAACAACGGAAAATGATAAGAAGATTTTAGTCGATTGTGGTCCAGATTTTAGGTTGCAGATGCTTGATAATCACGAAGACCGAGTTGATGCCGTTCTCATCACACATGAACACAACGACCATGTAATTGGACTCGATGATATGCGACCTTTGATTTTCAGAAATGGAAACGATATGAATCTTTTCTGTAACCAGAGAGTTGGAATGGAAATCAAAAACCGTTTTCCGTACGCTTTCTCCGAGGTGAAATATCCGGGTGCGCCTTCTTTTGAGCTTCATGAAATTGAAAATAAGCCGTTTTCGTTATTCGATGCGGAAATTACGCCCATTGAAGTGATGCATTTCAGAATTCCCATTTTTGGTTTTAAACTTAAGTCGCTTGCCTATATTACGGATGCAAGTTTTATTGCTGAAATTGAAAAAGAGAAGCTGAAAAATTTGGATTATCTCATCCTAAACTGTATTAGAAGGGAAGAGCTTCATCCAGCACATTTCATTCTTCCACAAATTCTTGAACTGAATGATGAATTGAAGCCGAAACAGCTTTTTCTCACCCACATTTCCCATCATTTAGGTCTGCACGATGAAACAGAAAAGGAACTTCCTGAAAATGTGCATCTTGCTTTTGATGGGTTGGAAATTGAGTTTTAA
- a CDS encoding energy transducer TonB, with protein sequence MQNLLQNQERKFTEILFQGRNKDYGAYVIRTEYGNTMMKAMFAGVALFAAVAISPLVINSIRTPPVIVDRIGDGHVLKPVDEIPETPPQVVKPIIPVKPIVNTVKIEIPTPTRDAKKETPATKLSDTEDAKIGTETIVGTPPVTNYTPPVEQHVPTQVPVVETPKPVDNSPVLKVDVSADFMGGINSFRSKVVNNFDTSIMEGTGDLVKTTVIFIVEKDGTISDVKANGPNATFNKEAEKTIRSVKGKWIPAKLNGENVRSYFKFPISMQFE encoded by the coding sequence ATGCAAAATTTACTTCAAAACCAAGAAAGAAAGTTTACTGAAATTCTTTTTCAGGGAAGAAACAAAGATTACGGAGCGTATGTAATTCGTACAGAATACGGAAATACCATGATGAAGGCGATGTTTGCAGGTGTTGCACTTTTCGCAGCAGTTGCAATTTCACCTTTAGTTATCAATTCTATTAGAACTCCACCCGTTATTGTAGATAGAATCGGCGATGGTCACGTTTTAAAACCTGTAGATGAAATTCCTGAAACTCCGCCACAAGTAGTGAAACCGATTATTCCTGTAAAACCGATTGTAAACACAGTTAAAATTGAAATCCCTACTCCAACGCGAGATGCAAAAAAAGAAACTCCTGCAACCAAACTAAGCGATACGGAAGACGCAAAAATTGGTACAGAAACAATTGTAGGAACGCCACCTGTAACCAATTACACGCCACCTGTTGAACAACATGTTCCAACACAAGTTCCTGTGGTGGAAACTCCAAAACCTGTGGATAATTCACCTGTGTTAAAAGTTGATGTTTCAGCAGATTTCATGGGAGGAATTAATTCTTTCAGAAGCAAAGTGGTGAATAATTTTGATACTTCAATCATGGAAGGAACAGGAGATTTAGTGAAAACAACGGTGATTTTCATCGTGGAAAAAGACGGAACCATTTCCGATGTGAAAGCAAATGGACCAAATGCCACTTTTAATAAAGAGGCTGAAAAAACCATCCGTTCCGTAAAAGGAAAATGGATTCCTGCAAAACTCAACGGAGAAAATGTGAGAAGTTATTTCAAATTCCCAATTTCCATGCAGTTTGAGTAA
- a CDS encoding phosphoribosyltransferase: protein MDTVKIHDKEFVPYLKHDEIQEIIKNLALKVYEDYKDETPVFIGVLNGVIMFFSDFLKHYPGNCEIAFIQMSSYMGGLTSTGIVYKKMELTKEVEGRHIILMEDIVDTGNTIESLFEYFKNTQRPKSLKVASLLLKPEVFKKDFTIDYVAKEIPNKFVLGYGLDYDELGRNLPDLYQLAEGRINH, encoded by the coding sequence ATGGACACAGTCAAAATTCACGACAAAGAATTCGTGCCGTACTTGAAGCACGATGAAATTCAGGAAATCATCAAAAATTTAGCGCTCAAAGTTTATGAAGACTACAAAGACGAAACTCCCGTTTTCATCGGTGTTCTAAACGGTGTGATTATGTTTTTCTCCGATTTTTTGAAACATTATCCGGGAAACTGCGAAATCGCATTCATCCAAATGAGTTCTTATATGGGAGGTTTAACAAGCACGGGAATCGTTTACAAAAAAATGGAACTCACCAAAGAAGTTGAAGGTCGCCACATTATTTTGATGGAAGACATCGTGGACACAGGAAACACCATTGAAAGTCTCTTTGAATATTTCAAAAACACGCAACGTCCAAAATCTTTAAAAGTAGCATCATTACTTTTAAAACCTGAAGTTTTCAAAAAAGATTTCACGATTGATTATGTCGCCAAAGAAATCCCTAACAAATTCGTTCTAGGTTACGGTTTAGATTATGATGAATTGGGAAGAAATCTTCCGGATTTATATCAATTGGCGGAAGGAAGGATAAATCACTAA
- a CDS encoding GNAT family N-acetyltransferase: protein MFEIRKAIEKDIPTIFDLIKKLAVYEKLEKDVITSENELKENIFTKNFAKVLIAEENEKPVGFALYFYNFSTFVGKPGLYLEDLFVEPECRGKGYGKALLIELSKIAEAENCGRFEWSVLDWNTLSIEFYKSLGAKPMDEWTVFRLDKEGISKLAKK, encoded by the coding sequence ATGTTTGAGATCAGAAAGGCCATCGAAAAAGATATTCCCACGATTTTTGATTTGATTAAAAAATTGGCAGTTTATGAAAAGCTTGAAAAAGATGTCATCACTTCTGAAAATGAGTTGAAGGAAAATATTTTCACCAAAAATTTTGCAAAAGTCCTGATTGCCGAAGAAAACGAAAAACCTGTTGGTTTTGCTTTATACTTTTATAATTTCTCCACTTTTGTCGGAAAACCGGGACTGTATTTGGAAGACCTTTTCGTGGAACCAGAATGTCGTGGAAAAGGTTACGGAAAGGCCTTACTCATCGAACTTTCAAAAATTGCGGAAGCTGAAAACTGCGGCAGATTTGAATGGTCGGTTCTGGATTGGAATACGCTTTCCATCGAATTCTACAAATCACTTGGCGCAAAACCTATGGATGAATGGACGGTTTTTCGTTTGGATAAAGAGGGAATTTCAAAGTTGGCGAAAAAATAA
- a CDS encoding porin family protein yields MKKISLVIALSLFAGISAQTQFGVKAGYINSNINWQSSPSNFWEDYSDFSSQSFFYAGGFALQPVTEKFSVQGELIYTQLGGTTKVNLHQLVGSEIIDIGTANIKYSYQQLQVPIAAKYHIIKNFGVLGGFNFAFNINSKVSSDFSSFPNSGKVENKKTLDIFPFVGTEFDFNKNIFAEARYNFGISNIHENGIDVRANFFQIGLGYRFK; encoded by the coding sequence ATGAAAAAAATTTCATTAGTCATTGCTCTCAGTCTTTTTGCCGGAATTTCCGCACAAACTCAATTTGGCGTAAAAGCAGGATATATTAATTCTAACATCAATTGGCAATCTTCACCAAGCAATTTTTGGGAAGATTATAGCGATTTCAGCTCCCAGTCTTTTTTTTATGCCGGTGGATTCGCTTTGCAACCTGTTACTGAAAAATTTTCAGTGCAGGGAGAATTAATCTATACACAATTGGGTGGAACAACCAAGGTAAACCTTCACCAGCTTGTCGGCAGTGAAATTATTGATATTGGAACGGCAAATATAAAATACAGTTATCAACAGCTACAGGTTCCAATAGCTGCGAAATACCATATTATTAAAAATTTTGGTGTTTTAGGAGGTTTTAACTTTGCATTTAATATTAACAGTAAAGTAAGCTCGGATTTCAGTTCATTCCCAAATTCTGGAAAAGTTGAGAATAAAAAAACTCTTGATATTTTTCCGTTTGTGGGTACTGAGTTTGATTTTAATAAAAATATTTTTGCTGAAGCACGCTACAATTTTGGCATTTCGAATATCCATGAGAATGGAATCGATGTTCGCGCAAACTTCTTCCAAATTGGTTTAGGTTATCGTTTTAAATAA
- a CDS encoding TIGR02117 family protein yields the protein MKKIILTALKTIWAIIGIVAFYLLCAYLIPFIEIPAKSVSEPKNIDAYILTNGVHTDLVVPVKTPEIDWSQQIPFENTLSKRTDFKYLAIGWGDKGFYLDTPTWADLKFSTAFKAAFWLSESAMHFTYYEKMTVGKDCVRLNLTHQQYLDLIKFINDKFDRDQNGKPILIKTDAVYGKNDAFYDAKGSYSFLDTCNTWSNNGLKAAGQKAALWTPSDFGIFQHYQ from the coding sequence ATGAAGAAAATTATATTGACGGCTTTAAAAACAATTTGGGCAATCATCGGAATCGTGGCGTTTTATCTGCTTTGTGCCTATTTGATACCTTTCATTGAAATTCCGGCAAAATCTGTTTCTGAACCCAAAAATATTGATGCGTATATCCTCACAAACGGTGTTCATACCGATTTGGTGGTTCCCGTAAAAACTCCCGAAATCGATTGGAGTCAGCAAATCCCTTTTGAAAACACTTTGTCCAAAAGAACCGACTTCAAATATTTGGCGATTGGATGGGGTGACAAAGGGTTCTACCTAGACACCCCAACTTGGGCCGATTTGAAATTTTCAACCGCCTTCAAAGCGGCATTTTGGTTAAGTGAATCGGCGATGCACTTCACATATTACGAAAAAATGACCGTTGGAAAAGATTGTGTGAGATTGAATTTAACACATCAACAATATTTGGATTTGATTAAATTCATCAATGATAAATTCGACCGGGACCAAAACGGAAAACCAATCCTCATTAAGACCGACGCGGTTTACGGAAAAAATGACGCTTTTTATGACGCGAAAGGAAGTTACAGTTTCCTTGACACCTGTAACACCTGGTCAAACAACGGATTAAAAGCGGCAGGACAGAAAGCGGCTCTTTGGACGCCGAGCGATTTTGGGATTTTCCAGCATTACCAATAG
- the obgE gene encoding GTPase ObgE: MSNFVDYVKIHCKSGHGGAGSAHLRREKYIPKGGPDGGDGGRGGSVIMKGNSHEWTLLPLRYTRHIKAERGENGAKNQLTGAAGEDVYIEVPIGTIAKNEDGEIIGEILEDGQEIVLMQGGKGGLGNEHFKSSTNQTPRYAQPGLPGEEGFVTFELKLLADVGLVGFPNAGKSTLLAAVSAAKPKIADYAFTTLTPNLGIVDYRNYKSFVMADIPGIIEGAAEGKGLGHRFLRHIERNSILLFLIPSDSQEHFQEFKILENELKEYNPELLDKEYIISISKSDLLDDELKREIAKEFPEDKQPIFFSAVTGEGLTELKDVIWKRLHG, translated from the coding sequence ATGAGCAATTTCGTAGATTACGTAAAAATCCATTGTAAAAGTGGTCACGGCGGTGCAGGTTCTGCGCATCTTCGCCGTGAAAAATATATTCCGAAAGGCGGTCCCGATGGTGGAGACGGCGGTCGTGGCGGAAGCGTCATCATGAAAGGAAATTCTCACGAATGGACACTTCTTCCGCTTCGTTACACGAGACACATCAAAGCGGAACGTGGTGAAAACGGCGCGAAGAATCAGTTGACCGGAGCTGCAGGTGAAGACGTTTACATCGAAGTTCCGATTGGAACGATTGCCAAAAATGAAGACGGCGAAATCATCGGTGAAATTTTGGAAGACGGTCAAGAAATCGTTTTAATGCAGGGTGGAAAAGGCGGACTTGGAAACGAGCATTTTAAATCTTCAACGAATCAAACTCCACGTTATGCGCAACCCGGACTTCCCGGCGAAGAAGGTTTTGTGACTTTTGAGCTGAAACTTTTGGCGGATGTTGGTTTGGTTGGTTTTCCAAATGCAGGAAAATCTACACTTTTAGCGGCAGTTTCGGCAGCGAAACCAAAAATTGCTGATTACGCTTTTACAACCTTAACTCCGAATTTAGGAATCGTGGATTACCGAAATTACAAATCTTTTGTAATGGCAGATATTCCGGGAATTATAGAAGGAGCGGCAGAAGGAAAAGGTCTTGGTCACCGATTTCTAAGACATATCGAGCGAAATTCCATCCTGCTGTTTTTGATTCCTTCCGATTCACAGGAACATTTTCAGGAATTCAAAATTTTGGAAAATGAGTTGAAGGAATATAATCCTGAACTTTTGGATAAAGAGTACATTATTTCAATTTCAAAGTCGGATTTATTGGATGATGAACTGAAAAGAGAAATCGCAAAAGAATTTCCTGAAGACAAACAGCCCATTTTCTTTTCCGCAGTTACGGGAGAAGGTTTGACGGAATTAAAGGATGTTATTTGGAAAAGACTTCACGGATAA
- a CDS encoding DUF6438 domain-containing protein — MKYLLALIAVVFLFSCTTQNKSNYSKIHYEAGACFGFCPMFKITINPDRTAVIDAERFTFTDGKSKDDFSGTKEGVFKATIKEADYNKLVSMLDSLNLKSIKNYYGDKNVTDLPTSHLKITFADGTSKHIEDYGKHGTEDLQAVYEFIEGLRKSQTWTKVD; from the coding sequence ATGAAATATTTACTTGCACTTATTGCAGTGGTTTTTCTTTTTTCATGCACCACTCAAAACAAGTCTAATTATTCCAAAATTCACTATGAAGCAGGTGCCTGTTTCGGGTTTTGTCCCATGTTTAAAATAACGATTAATCCCGACAGAACCGCAGTAATTGATGCAGAAAGATTCACCTTTACCGACGGAAAATCCAAAGATGACTTTTCAGGAACTAAAGAAGGCGTTTTCAAAGCGACCATTAAAGAAGCCGATTACAACAAATTGGTTTCGATGCTTGATTCTTTAAACTTAAAGTCTATAAAAAATTATTACGGAGACAAAAACGTGACCGACTTACCAACATCACACTTGAAAATTACTTTTGCAGATGGAACTTCAAAACACATTGAAGATTACGGAAAACACGGAACAGAAGATTTACAGGCAGTATATGAATTTATCGAGGGCTTAAGAAAGTCACAAACCTGGACTAAAGTTGATTAA